The following are encoded in a window of Salinigranum halophilum genomic DNA:
- a CDS encoding DUF7288 family protein, which translates to MREPRTHTRLRPRRPPRPATRRAERGQAHTLEAFAAATILLASIVFALQVTAVTPLTASTSSQHIENQQEAVATGVLAAAAENGTLEPTVLYLNNSSGSFHGNTFEGQYVSGGPPTRLGETLNATFLERGIAFNLYVHHRTSDRTIRRETVVRMGGPSDNAISARWRVTLYDDDVLYAADNTPTTHTLANSTTFYAADVSPGPLYNVLEVEVVVWRM; encoded by the coding sequence ATGCGCGAGCCGAGGACACACACACGACTACGACCCCGCCGGCCACCCCGACCAGCGACGCGACGGGCCGAGCGCGGCCAGGCCCACACGCTGGAGGCGTTCGCCGCCGCGACCATCCTGCTGGCGAGTATCGTCTTCGCCCTGCAGGTGACGGCCGTGACACCGTTGACCGCCTCGACGTCGAGTCAGCACATCGAGAACCAGCAGGAGGCGGTCGCAACCGGCGTCCTCGCGGCGGCGGCGGAGAACGGGACGCTCGAGCCGACGGTCCTCTACCTGAACAACTCGAGCGGGAGCTTCCACGGCAACACGTTCGAGGGACAGTACGTCTCCGGCGGGCCGCCGACACGGCTCGGTGAGACGCTCAACGCGACGTTCCTCGAGCGGGGAATCGCGTTCAACCTCTACGTCCACCACCGGACGAGCGACCGAACCATCCGGCGTGAGACGGTCGTCAGGATGGGCGGGCCGAGCGACAACGCCATCTCCGCGCGGTGGCGGGTGACGCTGTACGACGACGACGTGCTGTACGCCGCGGACAACACGCCGACGACCCACACGCTGGCGAACTCGACGACGTTCTACGCCGCCGACGTCTCACCGGGCCCGCTGTACAACGTGCTCGAGGTGGAGGTGGTCGTATGGCGGATGTGA
- a CDS encoding type II secretion system F family protein translates to MSLESKRGLDGSTDALGDAFYPAFQFLFDENSDFVSDVEERLEQARMGENVELYISRALAIGVLLGGALWLFGTLVGFGLVQFGILTEEVVSLGIPVPDEQTAATLSAIAVPVAVGIMGVVFGSIGFGVGFGTLIAIPYSRASARKREINMLLADSVSFMYALSVGGLNQLEILEAMAKAEDTYGEVAREFQSIVQETEYFGTDYRNAIRQQAIVTPSDDLSQFLTDMLSIVNSGGDMQQFLSDKKEKHLRTSKQEQEMTLETLELFGEMYMTLSLFPLLLIIILVIMSMLGEAQDMLLFGTIYLLTPLIGFGFLVLVSTVKQDEPGDGYLQLSDEPAPDGASQRDGALRLGLINRFVGEFALFSHIKHRELLHNVRGILAAPHVFFRDNPMYTLALTVPLALVALVVPAALGVAPTSWDALVARPVWGTFVWVYLPVYLVALPLTVFYEWNVRRRGSITGKLSENLRKLSSANDTGQTLLESVRTVSSTSSGQLADEFDIIYAKVNYGTSLREALIEFNNKYHIPRLARTIKLISKAQEASSQITDVLSTAAQASENQDDIERERRSRTMMQVAIILMTYFTLLAVMAILKTQFLDVMAGLTEQAGSGGGGQFSGGVDPNQLSLLFFHGVTIQAIISGLISGYIRTADVRSGLKFTLILMTVALGTWTVVG, encoded by the coding sequence ATGAGTCTCGAATCCAAACGCGGCCTCGACGGCAGCACCGACGCACTCGGTGACGCGTTCTACCCCGCGTTCCAGTTCCTGTTCGACGAGAACAGCGACTTCGTGAGCGACGTCGAAGAGCGTCTCGAACAGGCCCGGATGGGCGAGAACGTCGAGCTGTACATCTCACGGGCGCTCGCCATCGGCGTGCTGCTCGGCGGTGCGCTGTGGCTCTTCGGGACGCTCGTGGGCTTCGGCCTCGTCCAGTTCGGTATCCTGACCGAGGAGGTCGTCAGCCTCGGGATTCCGGTCCCCGACGAGCAGACCGCCGCGACGCTCTCGGCCATCGCCGTCCCCGTCGCTGTCGGCATCATGGGAGTGGTCTTCGGGAGTATCGGGTTCGGCGTCGGCTTCGGGACGCTCATCGCCATCCCGTACTCGCGCGCGTCGGCCCGGAAGCGCGAGATCAACATGTTGCTCGCCGACTCGGTCTCGTTCATGTACGCCCTCTCCGTCGGGGGGTTGAACCAGCTCGAAATCCTCGAGGCGATGGCGAAAGCCGAGGACACCTACGGCGAGGTCGCTCGGGAGTTCCAGAGCATCGTCCAGGAGACGGAGTACTTCGGCACCGACTACCGAAACGCCATCCGCCAGCAGGCCATCGTCACCCCCAGCGACGACCTCTCGCAGTTCCTCACCGACATGCTCTCCATCGTCAACTCCGGCGGAGACATGCAGCAGTTCCTCTCCGACAAGAAGGAAAAGCATCTCCGGACGTCGAAGCAGGAACAGGAGATGACGCTCGAGACGCTGGAGCTGTTCGGCGAGATGTACATGACGCTCTCGCTGTTTCCCCTCCTTCTCATCATCATCCTCGTCATCATGTCGATGCTGGGCGAGGCCCAGGACATGCTGCTGTTCGGGACCATCTACCTCCTGACCCCCCTCATCGGGTTCGGCTTCCTCGTGCTGGTCTCGACGGTCAAACAGGACGAGCCCGGCGACGGGTACCTCCAGCTCTCGGACGAGCCAGCCCCCGACGGCGCGAGCCAGCGCGACGGGGCGCTCCGACTCGGACTCATCAACCGGTTCGTCGGCGAGTTCGCGCTGTTCTCGCATATCAAGCATCGCGAACTGCTGCACAACGTGCGCGGTATCCTCGCGGCCCCGCACGTCTTCTTCCGTGACAACCCGATGTACACGCTCGCGCTGACGGTTCCGCTGGCGCTCGTTGCGCTCGTGGTTCCGGCCGCGCTGGGGGTCGCACCGACCAGCTGGGACGCGCTCGTCGCCCGCCCCGTCTGGGGGACGTTCGTCTGGGTGTACCTCCCGGTGTATCTCGTCGCGTTACCCCTCACGGTGTTCTACGAGTGGAACGTCCGGCGCCGGGGTTCGATCACCGGGAAGCTCTCGGAGAACCTCCGCAAGCTCTCCTCGGCGAACGACACGGGACAGACGCTCCTGGAGTCGGTGCGGACGGTGTCGTCGACCTCGTCGGGACAGCTCGCCGACGAGTTCGACATCATCTACGCGAAGGTCAACTACGGGACGAGCCTCCGCGAGGCGCTCATCGAGTTCAACAACAAGTACCACATCCCGCGGCTGGCACGGACCATCAAGCTCATCTCGAAGGCCCAAGAGGCGTCCTCGCAGATCACGGACGTACTCTCGACGGCGGCGCAGGCGTCGGAGAATCAAGACGACATCGAGCGCGAGCGGCGCTCGCGGACGATGATGCAGGTCGCCATCATCCTCATGACCTACTTCACCCTGCTCGCGGTGATGGCCATCCTGAAGACGCAGTTCCTCGACGTGATGGCCGGCCTCACCGAGCAGGCCGGAAGCGGGGGCGGCGGACAGTTCAGCGGCGGCGTCGACCCGAACCAGCTCTCGCTGTTGTTCTTCCACGGCGTCACCATCCAGGCGATCATCTCGGGGCTCATCAGCGGCTACATCCGGACCGCCGACGTCCGGTCGGGGCTCAAGTTCACGCTCATCCTGATGACGGTCGCGCTCGGCACGTGGACGGTGGTGGGCTGA
- a CDS encoding DUF7287 family protein — MTSRRPPAVASATTPTDADRGQTTIDFAVGATLFLLTMAFVFAFVPVMFQPFATSQSDPLVADRVANRLATDVLGDSGEPYVLNATCTQEFFASNSPPAGCSYAYDTASDHPNLALGVDADTTLNVTVVDPSGSVVFDAGDDTANAQDVITAQRRVLYDGRSYELFVRVW; from the coding sequence ATGACCTCCCGGCGGCCACCAGCGGTCGCGTCGGCGACGACACCGACCGACGCCGACCGCGGCCAGACGACGATCGACTTCGCCGTCGGGGCGACGCTGTTCCTCCTCACGATGGCGTTCGTCTTCGCGTTCGTCCCCGTGATGTTCCAGCCCTTCGCGACCAGCCAGTCCGACCCGCTCGTCGCCGACCGCGTCGCCAACCGGTTGGCGACGGACGTTCTCGGCGACTCCGGGGAGCCGTACGTCCTCAACGCGACGTGTACGCAGGAATTCTTCGCCAGCAACTCGCCCCCGGCGGGCTGTTCGTACGCGTACGACACCGCCAGCGATCATCCGAACCTGGCGCTCGGCGTCGACGCCGACACCACCCTCAACGTGACGGTCGTCGACCCCTCCGGGAGCGTCGTGTTCGACGCGGGCGACGACACGGCGAACGCTCAGGACGTCATCACGGCTCAGCGGCGGGTCCTGTACGACGGACGGTCGTACGAACTGTTCGTCAGGGTGTGGTGA
- a CDS encoding DUF7261 family protein: MADVRRPPTRPRRPLGGATGSDGGGDDRGQLFLVGALSLAVLFVGFALLLNTAIYTENLATRNTDPGTDPSISYRAAAEDASREILLRENRNGTDPTWSENTRWFESSIHAWSDTAGLHAARRARVASVTVDSTNGTRFQQTDASRNLTNRNYVEDWELGNNPSAVRDASLTVSADSLVQRNLTNLLTGTYPFAVEFEDTDTGDEWHVYVYDDSDTGGDDVTVAVRDGITEQECTHVGPAARIDLSNGTINGTACPAFDLLDLPDDAVDDKDIRLRFENGDHATGTYDIKVAEGADISNNVYDNENTGDHDNGAAFATAIIYEADITISYESTDVSYQTTVRLAPEEIR, translated from the coding sequence ATGGCGGATGTGAGGCGTCCGCCGACTCGCCCGCGGCGACCGCTCGGGGGTGCGACCGGGAGTGACGGCGGGGGCGACGACCGCGGCCAGTTGTTCCTCGTCGGCGCGCTCTCGCTCGCCGTCCTGTTCGTCGGGTTCGCGCTGCTGTTGAACACCGCCATCTACACGGAGAACCTGGCGACGCGGAACACCGACCCGGGGACCGACCCCTCCATCAGCTACCGCGCGGCCGCCGAAGACGCCTCCCGAGAGATTCTGCTCCGCGAGAACCGGAACGGGACCGACCCGACGTGGAGTGAGAACACGCGGTGGTTCGAGTCGAGCATCCACGCGTGGAGTGACACCGCCGGGCTCCACGCCGCGCGACGCGCTCGCGTGGCGTCGGTCACCGTCGATTCGACCAACGGAACGCGGTTCCAACAGACCGACGCCTCGCGGAACCTCACGAACCGCAACTACGTCGAGGACTGGGAACTCGGGAACAACCCGTCGGCGGTTCGGGACGCGAGCCTCACCGTCAGCGCGGACTCGCTCGTCCAGCGGAACCTCACGAACCTCCTGACCGGCACCTACCCGTTCGCAGTCGAGTTCGAGGACACCGACACCGGCGACGAGTGGCACGTGTACGTCTACGACGACTCGGACACCGGGGGAGACGACGTGACGGTCGCCGTCCGCGACGGCATCACCGAACAGGAGTGCACACACGTCGGCCCGGCCGCACGTATCGACCTCTCGAACGGGACCATCAACGGCACCGCGTGCCCGGCGTTCGACCTGCTCGACCTCCCGGACGACGCCGTCGACGACAAGGACATCCGGCTGCGCTTCGAGAACGGCGACCACGCGACCGGGACCTACGACATCAAGGTCGCCGAGGGGGCGGACATCTCGAACAACGTCTACGACAACGAGAACACCGGTGACCACGACAACGGCGCGGCGTTCGCGACGGCCATCATCTACGAAGCCGACATCACCATCTCTTACGAGAGCACGGACGTCTCGTACCAGACGACCGTTCGGCTCGCCCCGGAGGAGATTCGATGA
- a CDS encoding type II/IV secretion system ATPase subunit, translating to MAIDDADTAGATQSESAPSQSAGVTLGEYTWEQYLREYGDPGDAEAAATTRRRGDIDWEEVAAEDRAATDLGVHPTEIETRLAAAATAATRVEDSLEPTTDLSDPPVVKDWYAEEHFAADHPETALDEALGFDAEDVEGVLSHAENLAAELDDVVDQRTVTVQDDFDEDAFFRTDEGHSTVVTRYDLEKTVPLAKKVHFREVERYWVNEPYSFVIIFHSTKENEKKYYVVQPYMNRIEDDLVDYLTGKLRTAIKYSDDDVIAANTEDRQHVIESETLNLLDRYGLFAAPASAVGGSEPGFLRQGPLGALADFFGLGDDDEPESSSTALGVGRLEGIEARPEAAVLEEDSERLNEYQVEKLLYYLRRDFIGYERIDGIKHDINVEDISCDGYNSPVFVYHSDYEQIISNIYHGREELDDFVVKLAQRSGKGISKRSPQVDATLPDGSRAQLTLGQEVSDHGTNYTIRQFKDVPFTPIDLINWNTFSLDEMAFLWLCIENHKSLIFAGGTASGKTTSLNAVSLFIPSNSKIVSIEDTREVELPQRNWIASVTRPSFADDDGGDVDEFALLEAALRQRPDYIVMGEIRGEEGRTLFQVMSTGHTTYTTFHADSVGEVLKRFTTEPINVSKTMFTALDLVSIQTSTRVGGNKVRRNKSLTEINHYDAENDEINVQDVYQWQAETDEFLKMGNSNTLEEIMFDRGWTPGKLDRELFKRQLVLAYLIDRELSSYAQVAATFQAFINDQETILSLIADDRLEQSLEDLREMESVQINIEPEKEAMVPRPSPDTETAALAAGILGRAEESLLPEYRGNVTADVAAALADMEPATDVTVGRGESEGPTAVGADGGDAFTDALDDATKAETDEPGGGDAGEDEETGGFGFGFDTDRSDGAE from the coding sequence ATGGCTATCGACGACGCTGACACAGCCGGCGCGACTCAGTCGGAGTCAGCGCCGTCGCAGTCGGCCGGGGTGACGCTCGGCGAGTACACCTGGGAGCAGTACCTCCGCGAGTACGGCGACCCGGGGGACGCCGAGGCCGCTGCGACGACGCGCCGTCGTGGCGACATCGACTGGGAGGAGGTCGCGGCCGAGGACAGGGCCGCGACGGACCTGGGGGTCCACCCGACGGAAATCGAGACACGGCTGGCCGCCGCGGCGACGGCGGCAACCCGCGTCGAGGACTCGCTCGAACCGACCACCGACCTCTCGGACCCACCGGTCGTGAAGGACTGGTACGCCGAGGAGCATTTCGCGGCCGACCACCCGGAGACGGCACTCGACGAGGCGCTCGGCTTCGACGCCGAGGACGTCGAGGGCGTCCTCTCGCACGCCGAGAACCTGGCCGCGGAACTCGACGACGTCGTCGACCAGCGGACGGTCACGGTCCAAGACGACTTCGACGAGGACGCGTTCTTCCGGACCGACGAGGGACACTCGACCGTCGTGACGCGGTACGACCTCGAGAAGACGGTGCCGCTCGCGAAGAAGGTCCACTTCCGCGAGGTCGAGCGCTACTGGGTGAACGAGCCGTACTCGTTCGTCATCATCTTCCACTCGACGAAGGAGAACGAGAAGAAGTACTACGTGGTCCAGCCGTACATGAATCGGATCGAAGACGACCTCGTGGACTACCTCACGGGGAAGCTTCGGACGGCCATCAAGTACTCCGACGACGACGTCATCGCCGCCAACACCGAGGACCGACAACACGTCATCGAGTCGGAGACGCTCAACCTCCTCGACCGGTACGGCCTCTTCGCCGCCCCTGCATCGGCGGTCGGCGGCTCCGAGCCGGGATTCCTCCGCCAGGGCCCTCTCGGTGCGCTCGCGGACTTCTTCGGCCTCGGCGACGACGACGAACCCGAGTCGTCGTCGACTGCGCTCGGCGTCGGGAGGCTCGAGGGCATCGAGGCCCGTCCCGAAGCAGCAGTGCTCGAGGAAGACTCCGAACGACTCAACGAGTACCAGGTCGAGAAGCTGCTGTACTACCTCCGCCGCGACTTCATCGGCTACGAACGCATCGACGGCATCAAACACGACATCAACGTCGAGGACATCTCGTGTGACGGCTACAACTCGCCCGTCTTCGTCTACCACTCCGACTACGAGCAGATCATCTCAAACATCTACCACGGCCGCGAGGAGCTCGACGACTTCGTCGTGAAACTCGCCCAGCGGTCGGGGAAGGGTATCTCGAAGCGGAGCCCGCAGGTCGACGCAACGCTCCCCGACGGGTCGCGCGCCCAACTCACCCTCGGCCAGGAGGTGTCGGACCACGGGACGAACTACACCATCCGGCAGTTCAAGGACGTCCCCTTCACGCCCATCGACCTCATCAACTGGAACACGTTCTCGCTCGACGAGATGGCGTTCCTCTGGCTCTGTATCGAGAACCACAAGTCGCTCATCTTCGCCGGGGGGACGGCGTCGGGGAAGACCACCTCGCTGAACGCGGTGTCGCTTTTCATCCCGTCGAACTCGAAGATCGTCTCCATCGAGGACACGCGCGAGGTCGAACTCCCCCAGCGCAACTGGATCGCGTCGGTGACTCGTCCCTCGTTCGCCGACGACGACGGCGGCGACGTCGACGAGTTCGCCCTCCTCGAAGCCGCCCTTCGACAGCGACCCGACTACATCGTCATGGGTGAGATTCGTGGCGAGGAGGGGCGGACGCTGTTTCAGGTCATGTCGACGGGACACACCACCTACACGACGTTCCACGCCGACTCCGTCGGTGAGGTGCTGAAGCGATTCACGACGGAGCCGATCAACGTCTCGAAGACGATGTTCACCGCGCTGGACCTCGTCTCCATCCAGACGTCCACCCGGGTGGGTGGGAACAAGGTCCGACGGAACAAGTCGCTGACCGAGATCAACCACTACGACGCGGAGAACGACGAGATCAACGTGCAGGACGTCTACCAGTGGCAGGCGGAGACGGACGAGTTCCTCAAGATGGGGAACTCGAACACGCTGGAGGAGATCATGTTCGACCGCGGGTGGACTCCCGGGAAGCTCGACCGAGAGCTGTTCAAACGCCAGCTCGTGCTCGCGTATCTCATCGACCGCGAACTCAGTTCGTACGCGCAGGTCGCGGCGACGTTCCAGGCGTTCATCAACGACCAGGAGACGATCCTCTCGCTCATCGCCGACGACCGCCTCGAGCAGTCGCTGGAGGACCTCCGCGAGATGGAGTCGGTCCAGATCAACATCGAGCCCGAGAAGGAGGCGATGGTCCCTCGGCCCTCGCCCGACACGGAGACCGCGGCGCTCGCGGCGGGCATCCTCGGCCGCGCCGAGGAGTCGCTGCTCCCCGAGTACCGGGGGAACGTGACCGCGGACGTCGCGGCGGCGCTGGCCGACATGGAGCCGGCGACGGACGTGACTGTCGGCCGCGGCGAGAGCGAGGGACCGACGGCCGTCGGTGCGGACGGCGGCGACGCGTTCACCGATGCCCTCGATGACGCGACGAAGGCAGAGACGGACGAGCCGGGCGGGGGAGACGCCGGGGAGGACGAAGAGACCGGCGGCTTCGGCTTCGGCTTCGACACAGACCGGTCGGACGGTGCAGAGTGA